In Nitrosophilus alvini, the following are encoded in one genomic region:
- a CDS encoding TolC family protein encodes MVSKKINFIVLICVSVITVNINAITLDEAIETALKKSPEILIQKQKLLEAHQEKRVKKAQNFGKINAVGSYTRYNIPRTLTPIVPPITPDVVSSREISSAGLIYEVLLFNGFADVSSVDIAELGKKISNINLSLTKEQLIYNIKSLYFKIVSLKNQKTSAISYQRALEKLYKDVKKEVEVGKKAKIDLLKVSSELENASFNVKSIENSIKTLKAKLASIIGVDEIDDVESVNDDEKFSANVDLRNSYTYKKAKFEAQKSKKAIRKAKSLYFPKIGLNTYYGSNFAKGIQEELWQAGININWRLYDFGYKDAQLQKAKIAHMVSKLRLKNTELKLKSDIIDANNRISTAIAKVQSAKKQLILLKKIKDTEYIKYEKGISDMYDLLYAIAKYQNAQSSFIEAMYDLKMQKAYLNYITAGEK; translated from the coding sequence ATGGTTAGTAAAAAAATTAACTTCATTGTGCTTATATGTGTGAGTGTAATTACTGTAAATATAAATGCGATTACACTTGATGAAGCTATAGAAACAGCACTTAAAAAAAGCCCTGAAATTTTGATACAAAAACAGAAACTTTTGGAAGCCCATCAGGAAAAAAGAGTTAAAAAAGCTCAAAATTTCGGCAAAATAAATGCGGTAGGAAGTTACACACGCTACAATATTCCAAGAACACTCACTCCGATAGTTCCTCCAATCACGCCAGATGTGGTTTCTAGCAGGGAGATAAGCAGTGCAGGTCTGATATATGAGGTTTTACTTTTTAACGGTTTTGCTGATGTGAGTTCTGTGGATATCGCGGAGCTTGGCAAAAAGATATCAAATATAAATCTCAGTCTCACCAAAGAACAGCTCATATACAACATAAAATCCCTCTATTTTAAGATAGTTTCTCTGAAGAACCAAAAAACTTCAGCAATCTCATATCAAAGAGCGTTGGAGAAACTGTATAAAGATGTCAAAAAAGAGGTAGAAGTTGGCAAAAAAGCGAAAATCGATCTTTTAAAAGTCTCTTCGGAGCTGGAAAACGCCTCTTTTAATGTAAAAAGTATAGAAAATTCCATAAAAACCCTAAAAGCCAAATTGGCTTCCATTATCGGTGTAGATGAAATCGATGACGTGGAGAGTGTGAACGATGATGAAAAGTTTTCCGCCAATGTGGATCTAAGAAACTCCTATACCTACAAAAAAGCGAAGTTCGAAGCCCAAAAAAGCAAAAAAGCGATAAGAAAAGCCAAGTCACTTTATTTTCCAAAAATCGGTCTGAATACCTATTATGGAAGCAACTTTGCAAAGGGAATCCAGGAAGAGTTGTGGCAGGCCGGTATAAATATAAACTGGAGACTGTATGATTTCGGCTACAAAGATGCACAGCTTCAAAAGGCAAAAATTGCTCATATGGTTTCAAAACTCAGACTCAAAAATACAGAATTGAAATTAAAAAGCGATATTATAGATGCCAACAACCGTATATCTACCGCGATTGCGAAAGTTCAATCCGCCAAAAAACAGCTTATTCTTTTAAAAAAGATAAAAGATACCGAATATATCAAATATGAAAAAGGTATATCTGATATGTACGATCTTCTCTATGCCATAGCGAAATATCAGAATGCCCAAAGCTCTTTTATAGAAGCTATGTACGATCTGAAAATGCAAAAAGCTTATCTAAACTATATAACGGCAGGTGAAAAATGA
- a CDS encoding c-type cytochrome, which produces MKRFVFVVGFLFLFTGAVNAEDGRTLFEKKCSVCHITGMPALEQKRKMVAPPAAGIMFHVKENYKTKQEAVDFIVDYVLNPSKDKAVCMSKTIKRFGVMPSMKGNVSKDELIVIAKYMYDNFPPNEFTHSANGMGSCDNNCNSASSKSGKNYLPGEKLAQENGCFACHNVMGAKKGPGFIGISLRYKREYGEGAVGKLADVIKNGSKGRWPRFKKIVMPAYLTMHEEDRIAIAEWIVSLKPPMLQKGE; this is translated from the coding sequence ATGAAGAGATTTGTTTTTGTGGTAGGTTTTCTGTTTCTGTTTACAGGGGCAGTAAATGCTGAAGATGGAAGAACTCTGTTTGAAAAGAAGTGTTCTGTCTGCCATATTACCGGTATGCCTGCATTAGAACAGAAAAGGAAAATGGTTGCGCCTCCCGCAGCAGGTATTATGTTTCATGTAAAAGAGAACTATAAGACAAAACAAGAGGCTGTAGATTTTATCGTCGATTATGTATTAAATCCTTCCAAGGATAAAGCGGTTTGTATGTCTAAAACTATAAAAAGATTTGGGGTAATGCCTTCTATGAAAGGAAACGTCTCAAAAGATGAGCTTATAGTCATAGCCAAATATATGTATGACAACTTTCCTCCAAATGAGTTTACTCACAGTGCAAATGGTATGGGAAGTTGCGATAACAATTGTAATAGTGCTAGTTCGAAAAGTGGTAAAAATTATCTACCGGGAGAAAAACTCGCACAAGAGAATGGATGTTTTGCATGTCACAATGTAATGGGAGCAAAAAAAGGTCCCGGCTTTATAGGAATTTCGTTAAGGTATAAAAGAGAGTATGGTGAAGGTGCAGTCGGTAAACTTGCCGATGTTATAAAAAATGGAAGTAAAGGTAGATGGCCCAGATTTAAAAAGATAGTTATGCCGGCTTATCTGACTATGCATGAAGAAGATAGAATAGCTATTGCCGAATGGATAGTATCGTTGAAACCTCCAATGTTACAGAAAGGGGAATAG
- a CDS encoding efflux RND transporter permease subunit, producing MNSGWLDTILKRPYYIISFLGLFLFLGLYGYNSIDRKLFPDSNRPEIATVIIWPGAGAKDIASNVAVVVEKELYTLDKVRRVYSTTIDEVSVIRAEFEYEKEIDSAASDVANAISKIRSSLPDGIKEPQIHKITAATPPVVTIGVSSVRASLIEVREICENEIKNELLKTEGVSNVEIFGGYKKEILVEIDKEALDRYALSMGQVLGVLSKNDRDYAIGFLDIPRGRFLLKSKGKRERLEQIKKLAITDTIRLEDIAHIYYGHYDNSALYYGNGKPAIALSVQRSIDADVVKTIENVEAKLVEIKATYPGLHFEITDTQKDTIEQSIANMFESLRDAIIMSTIVAFFFLASLRQVLVVLFTIPLVYAATVAMMYLFGIEFSVVTLTAIILALGLLLDDAVVVMENIERHYKERKKPIKKAVLDGTKEIMFADLSGTVTTMAALFPIMFVGDYPQTIFRPLVSTLLIALAASYIISITTVPLLSLKFLAINSQWILKAEAVFGKVTDSFNSWARNFFIKLAKAAMESRALSVLYFSLLLILFVISVRVVMPIVGQELMPPMDTGIVKINITMDPNLPIEKSAEVLEKVNKAVYGSGEVLRVSASVGSEAGVLSIGSGGGIDYMAITAAYVNRFERGESIWDIERKIRKRLQEIPNIKYFSVFDYGATALSSIRGNVDVMLSSDSFEKLQIASENLFKVLENTQGLVNVAKTWDLDKTVYRLFIDEAKAAYYGVNSEEISKQVGLYLKGAPAALKPVRNSNDILIRIRGDDRDKALLYLDTILIDTPKGKIPLSAFSKLEKAKEPSQITREGLEYTIDIYGFREKAAISHIMQNFDEAYQGVKLPDGVEMTQTGDIAQFQDSAKRMIKAVAFGIGLIFFTLVPMFNSVRAPLLIIFSIPLTLVGASWILLSMDYHTSMPAMMGFILLSGIIVNNAILLIEFALLGIKKGLSAKEAMLESIKIRTRPVLMTAFATTAGMLPVALGWAIGLERLAPLGAVAIGGLMVGTFLTLVFIPILFVWIYRKKEIIDFN from the coding sequence ATGAATAGCGGCTGGCTGGATACGATACTAAAAAGACCTTATTATATCATCTCCTTTTTAGGGCTTTTTCTATTTCTCGGGTTGTACGGATACAACTCGATTGATAGAAAGCTTTTTCCGGATTCTAACAGGCCGGAAATTGCAACTGTTATTATCTGGCCGGGAGCGGGAGCGAAAGATATCGCTTCGAACGTGGCGGTAGTAGTTGAAAAAGAGCTCTACACGCTGGATAAGGTAAGAAGAGTTTATTCTACTACTATAGATGAAGTTAGTGTAATCAGAGCAGAGTTTGAATACGAAAAAGAGATAGACAGTGCGGCAAGTGATGTAGCAAATGCAATATCGAAAATCCGTTCTTCTTTGCCAGATGGTATCAAGGAGCCTCAAATCCACAAAATTACCGCGGCTACTCCTCCTGTAGTTACGATAGGAGTCTCATCTGTTAGAGCTTCTTTGATAGAGGTAAGAGAGATTTGTGAAAACGAGATAAAAAATGAACTTCTAAAAACAGAAGGAGTTTCAAACGTAGAGATTTTTGGCGGTTACAAAAAAGAGATTTTGGTTGAGATTGATAAAGAGGCTCTGGATAGATATGCTTTGAGCATGGGGCAGGTTTTGGGTGTTCTTTCAAAAAACGACAGAGACTATGCTATCGGATTTTTGGATATTCCAAGAGGGAGGTTTCTGCTTAAATCAAAAGGAAAAAGAGAAAGACTTGAACAGATAAAAAAACTGGCTATAACAGATACTATCCGTCTTGAAGATATAGCACATATTTACTATGGCCATTATGACAACAGCGCTCTTTATTACGGTAACGGCAAACCTGCCATAGCTCTATCGGTTCAACGTTCAATTGATGCAGATGTAGTGAAGACGATAGAAAATGTTGAGGCTAAATTGGTTGAGATAAAAGCTACTTATCCGGGGCTTCATTTTGAGATTACCGATACGCAGAAGGATACTATTGAACAAAGCATTGCCAATATGTTTGAGTCTTTGCGTGATGCCATCATCATGTCAACAATCGTAGCATTTTTCTTTTTGGCTTCGCTCAGACAGGTTTTGGTTGTTCTGTTTACCATACCGCTTGTATATGCTGCTACAGTAGCTATGATGTATCTTTTTGGCATAGAGTTCAGTGTAGTTACCCTGACGGCTATTATTTTGGCTCTTGGTTTATTGCTAGATGATGCCGTTGTTGTCATGGAAAATATAGAACGTCACTACAAAGAGCGTAAAAAACCGATAAAAAAAGCGGTTTTGGATGGTACCAAAGAGATAATGTTTGCTGATCTGTCGGGCACTGTTACAACTATGGCCGCACTTTTTCCTATTATGTTTGTGGGAGATTATCCGCAGACGATATTCAGACCTCTTGTTTCCACGCTTCTTATAGCACTTGCTGCTTCATATATCATATCCATCACCACTGTTCCGCTTCTGAGTCTGAAATTTTTGGCTATAAACAGTCAGTGGATACTAAAAGCTGAGGCAGTATTTGGCAAAGTTACGGATAGTTTTAACAGCTGGGCCAGAAATTTTTTCATAAAGCTTGCAAAAGCGGCTATGGAGAGCAGAGCTTTATCGGTTCTTTATTTTTCCCTTTTGCTGATTCTTTTTGTGATAAGTGTCAGAGTGGTTATGCCGATAGTCGGTCAGGAGCTTATGCCGCCTATGGATACCGGTATTGTGAAGATAAATATCACTATGGATCCAAATCTTCCAATTGAAAAAAGTGCCGAAGTTCTTGAAAAAGTCAACAAAGCCGTATATGGAAGCGGAGAGGTACTCAGAGTGTCGGCCAGTGTAGGAAGTGAAGCCGGAGTTTTAAGTATCGGCAGCGGCGGGGGGATAGACTATATGGCTATTACTGCTGCGTATGTAAATAGATTTGAAAGAGGTGAAAGTATTTGGGATATAGAAAGAAAAATCAGAAAAAGACTTCAGGAAATCCCCAATATAAAATATTTTTCTGTATTCGACTATGGAGCTACCGCACTCTCCAGTATCAGAGGAAATGTGGATGTTATGCTTAGCAGCGACAGTTTTGAGAAGCTCCAAATCGCCTCGGAAAATCTTTTTAAAGTTTTGGAAAATACCCAAGGATTAGTTAATGTTGCAAAAACTTGGGATTTGGATAAAACAGTCTACAGACTTTTCATCGATGAGGCAAAAGCAGCATACTACGGGGTGAACTCAGAAGAGATATCAAAACAGGTGGGACTTTATCTAAAAGGTGCACCTGCAGCGCTGAAACCTGTCAGAAATTCCAACGATATACTGATAAGAATCAGGGGAGACGATAGAGATAAAGCTTTATTGTATCTTGATACAATTTTGATTGATACACCTAAAGGGAAAATTCCGCTATCAGCTTTTTCGAAACTTGAAAAGGCAAAAGAGCCAAGCCAGATTACAAGAGAGGGGCTGGAATACACGATAGATATATATGGATTCAGGGAAAAGGCAGCCATATCTCATATTATGCAAAATTTTGATGAGGCATATCAGGGCGTAAAACTTCCTGATGGGGTAGAGATGACGCAAACAGGAGATATCGCCCAGTTTCAAGATTCCGCTAAAAGGATGATAAAAGCGGTAGCGTTTGGCATTGGTCTGATATTTTTTACATTGGTTCCTATGTTTAACTCTGTAAGGGCACCGCTGCTTATAATCTTTTCTATTCCCCTGACGCTTGTTGGAGCAAGCTGGATATTGTTGAGTATGGATTATCATACTTCTATGCCTGCAATGATGGGTTTTATACTGCTTAGCGGTATTATTGTAAACAATGCAATACTTCTTATAGAATTTGCACTTCTTGGTATTAAAAAGGGACTGAGTGCAAAAGAAGCTATGCTCGAGAGCATAAAAATAAGAACTAGGCCTGTTCTTATGACCGCATTTGCTACAACAGCAGGTATGCTTCCGGTAGCGCTTGGATGGGCAATAGGGTTAGAGCGTCTCGCACCACTGGGTGCTGTAGCTATCGGCGGGCTTATGGTAGGAACGTTTTTGACGCTTGTATTTATACCTATTCTGTTTGTGTGGATTTATCGGAAAAAAGAGATAATTGATTTTAATTAA
- a CDS encoding tetratricopeptide repeat protein — protein sequence MKLKKIWPIFLLIVSLYGYDDFIKKAYYDSYNYEKMGDFEDAIKSLMPVYKQYPNAYTPNLRLGWLFYLEKKYSNALFHYEKAALAVKSAIKPKLGIINIYMLQQKYEDAIKLCNDILKMDYYNYYANLYFAQILIYKKEFSNAKAVIYKMLSLYPSEVLFLEKLASIFEHENRKEEAAKIYEDILILDPKNIAANEFFQRNGKAK from the coding sequence ATGAAACTTAAAAAAATTTGGCCAATTTTTTTACTTATAGTGTCACTGTATGGGTATGACGACTTTATAAAAAAGGCGTATTATGACTCGTACAATTATGAAAAGATGGGGGATTTTGAGGATGCGATAAAGTCTCTTATGCCTGTATATAAACAGTATCCGAATGCCTATACTCCAAATCTGCGGCTGGGATGGCTTTTTTATCTGGAAAAAAAATACTCAAATGCCCTTTTCCATTATGAAAAAGCCGCATTGGCCGTAAAAAGTGCTATAAAACCGAAACTGGGAATTATAAATATCTATATGTTACAGCAAAAATATGAGGATGCTATAAAGTTGTGCAATGATATTTTAAAGATGGACTATTATAATTATTATGCAAATCTCTATTTTGCACAGATTCTTATATATAAAAAGGAGTTTTCCAATGCTAAGGCCGTAATATATAAAATGCTTTCTTTATACCCCTCTGAGGTTTTATTTTTAGAAAAACTCGCCAGTATATTTGAACATGAAAACAGAAAAGAGGAGGCGGCAAAAATTTATGAAGATATTTTGATTCTTGACCCGAAAAATATTGCTGCCAACGAGTTTTTTCAGCGTAACGGAAAAGCAAAATAG
- a CDS encoding TonB-dependent receptor, with the protein MKRTLLLAGLALFSSLAAAEEIVLDSVVVESSTIEDIFTDPKTEVSTVNVIDEKKIEIIDAKNINEILRTVPGITADVRNGDVVEIHMRGVAQQEFMWEDTGVAIVIDGVPVLQNGGKVKFNLDEIESIKVIKGGASYLYGPNALAGAVIITTKKPKNRNEVSVEAEYGSYAYQNYKATAYKSTDQYAANVIASYRYTGGYWDMSENWTKSASGKFTYFIDEMSDITVGVDVTRKYEESSRGSVTGVTAAETNPTGKDDADLPWNHDYYSDIDKYFITYNKDFDNGANLMVNTYYYVDLYDFEASPQDLNGDGFEDTYTRDSSDDIYQKGIKSEYRANIDNLAYMVGLDIGQRELKSYDLTTKTYTSRGKTYYTGEWTDSDSTEDRYGLYGEVKYKLNPKWTIVANARYDYDKYEYASESYDFDGTVWTLSNITRDDSFRNVSYRVGATYQLNADNTLYTNISTGFRNPRIYELYAYDFDPDRYSQNNPDIDTETTINYEIGIRGTRHLKNNKFEYEVTLYQLDTKDIIARNGGTYYSNGSNVYFDNVGDARSRGLEFSVKSDRSKKLAFDLAYTYLDAYYTSHLPFTVDLDPIYRSTGDETYDIDGNQLPRTPHHKIDLFTYIKMSPKWTLIPEWYWQSSYYADETNFVKMPSYGVLNLQARYNTKINGNDFEFFARVDNFFDNQYYRTVYLYSDKSGDGRLDAEDASITVDPGRVYYVGMKYRF; encoded by the coding sequence ATGAAAAGAACTCTTTTACTAGCAGGTTTGGCACTGTTCTCTTCGCTTGCGGCAGCAGAGGAGATAGTTTTGGACAGTGTAGTGGTCGAGTCTTCTACCATTGAGGATATATTTACTGATCCGAAAACGGAAGTTTCGACTGTAAATGTTATAGATGAGAAAAAGATAGAGATAATAGATGCGAAAAACATCAATGAAATTTTGCGTACCGTTCCAGGTATTACAGCGGATGTAAGAAATGGCGATGTTGTTGAGATCCATATGAGAGGCGTTGCACAGCAGGAGTTTATGTGGGAAGATACCGGTGTTGCGATAGTTATTGATGGCGTACCTGTACTTCAAAACGGAGGTAAGGTTAAGTTTAATCTTGATGAGATTGAGAGCATCAAAGTGATAAAAGGGGGAGCTTCATATCTGTACGGTCCCAATGCATTGGCAGGTGCTGTAATCATTACAACCAAAAAACCGAAAAACAGAAATGAAGTATCTGTAGAAGCCGAATACGGAAGTTATGCGTATCAAAACTATAAAGCTACTGCATATAAAAGTACGGATCAATACGCTGCAAATGTGATAGCAAGTTACAGATATACCGGTGGATACTGGGATATGAGTGAAAACTGGACAAAATCCGCAAGTGGAAAATTTACATATTTTATTGATGAGATGAGTGACATAACAGTCGGCGTAGATGTTACAAGAAAATATGAGGAGAGTTCAAGAGGAAGTGTTACCGGAGTAACGGCTGCCGAAACAAATCCTACCGGCAAAGATGATGCAGATCTGCCATGGAACCATGACTACTATTCCGACATAGACAAATATTTTATAACTTACAACAAAGACTTCGACAACGGCGCAAATTTGATGGTAAATACCTACTATTATGTGGACCTGTACGATTTTGAAGCTTCTCCTCAGGATCTCAACGGCGACGGATTTGAAGATACATATACGAGAGACAGCAGTGACGATATATATCAAAAAGGTATAAAAAGCGAATATAGAGCCAATATAGACAATCTTGCCTATATGGTAGGGTTAGATATCGGTCAAAGAGAACTGAAATCTTATGATTTAACTACAAAAACTTATACAAGCAGAGGTAAGACATATTATACTGGTGAATGGACCGATTCTGACAGTACAGAAGACAGATATGGATTGTACGGAGAAGTTAAGTATAAACTAAACCCGAAATGGACAATTGTAGCCAATGCCAGATATGATTATGACAAATATGAATATGCATCAGAGAGTTACGATTTTGACGGGACTGTGTGGACGCTTTCAAATATAACTAGGGATGATTCTTTTAGAAACGTTTCATACAGAGTAGGTGCAACTTATCAGTTGAATGCTGACAACACTCTTTATACAAATATTTCCACCGGTTTCAGAAATCCTCGTATATATGAGTTGTATGCGTACGATTTTGATCCAGACAGATATTCTCAAAACAATCCTGATATCGATACCGAAACTACGATAAACTATGAAATAGGTATCAGAGGCACACGCCACCTGAAAAATAACAAATTTGAATATGAGGTTACATTGTATCAGCTTGATACCAAAGATATTATAGCCAGAAACGGAGGTACCTACTATTCAAACGGTTCGAATGTATATTTTGACAATGTGGGTGACGCAAGAAGCAGAGGGCTGGAATTCTCTGTAAAGAGTGATAGAAGCAAAAAGCTCGCCTTTGATCTGGCATATACATACCTGGATGCATACTATACGTCACATCTGCCTTTTACAGTAGACTTGGATCCTATATATAGATCAACAGGAGATGAAACGTATGATATTGACGGAAACCAGCTTCCAAGAACACCACATCATAAAATCGATCTTTTTACCTATATAAAGATGTCGCCTAAGTGGACGTTGATTCCCGAATGGTATTGGCAGTCAAGCTATTATGCAGATGAAACAAATTTTGTAAAAATGCCTTCATACGGTGTCTTGAATCTTCAGGCAAGATACAATACAAAAATCAATGGAAACGATTTTGAGTTTTTTGCAAGAGTGGATAACTTCTTTGACAATCAATATTACAGAACAGTCTACCTTTATAGTGACAAAAGTGGTGACGGCAGATTGGATGCGGAAGACGCATCCATTACGGTTGATCCGGGAAGGGTCTATTATGTAGGTATGAAATACAGATTTTAA
- a CDS encoding efflux RND transporter periplasmic adaptor subunit, which translates to MKKLFGILILILLIAGGVIIVKKKKEQIDSLPVPAAKSISIETVNPKKMKIEQKREFIGRYYSLNHPQIASKISGFIQKVYVEEGDQIKKGDILISIDDRELKAAVEAQKSSIKALERSIESIEVSLDSLKSDYQYAKKVYERNLVLFEADAVSKEKLDQSEVAMKLKLSKYESTKKSVEAKYEELNSLKEQLKAKINQLRYAIIRSPIDGTVGKIFLRVGDLATAGKPLIKLFGDKKRVEFLFPAALAKTIRNGKKVYVDGVEAKISEILPDSEKALFVARIDLQTSLGVPENSNVKVEVVEREAFGMAVPVNALLEKEEGTYVFEHVDGSFLPKKVTIMAQNEKYAIPICYIAHPVAVGSSDKLSKLFVLKNGRALNDE; encoded by the coding sequence ATGAAAAAACTCTTTGGAATATTGATACTTATTTTACTTATTGCCGGCGGTGTAATTATTGTTAAAAAGAAAAAAGAGCAGATAGACTCTCTTCCTGTTCCTGCTGCAAAATCGATATCTATTGAAACAGTTAATCCAAAAAAGATGAAAATAGAACAAAAAAGAGAGTTTATAGGTAGATACTATTCTCTCAATCATCCGCAAATTGCCTCCAAAATAAGCGGTTTTATACAAAAAGTATATGTGGAGGAAGGAGACCAGATAAAAAAAGGCGATATTCTCATCTCTATCGATGATAGAGAACTCAAAGCAGCTGTTGAAGCACAAAAGTCATCTATCAAAGCTCTGGAGCGTTCAATTGAGTCTATAGAAGTCAGTCTTGATTCTTTAAAAAGCGACTATCAGTATGCCAAAAAAGTGTATGAGAGAAATCTTGTACTTTTCGAAGCCGATGCAGTATCAAAAGAGAAGCTCGACCAGTCCGAGGTTGCAATGAAGCTCAAATTATCCAAATATGAATCTACAAAGAAAAGCGTCGAGGCAAAATATGAAGAGCTTAATTCTTTAAAAGAACAACTTAAAGCAAAAATCAATCAACTGCGCTACGCCATAATACGATCGCCAATTGACGGGACGGTAGGAAAGATATTTCTTAGAGTGGGAGATCTTGCAACTGCCGGAAAACCTCTGATAAAACTTTTTGGAGACAAAAAAAGAGTGGAATTTCTGTTTCCAGCAGCATTAGCAAAGACTATTAGAAACGGTAAAAAGGTTTATGTTGACGGGGTTGAAGCAAAAATTTCTGAAATTTTACCGGATAGTGAAAAAGCTTTATTTGTTGCCAGGATAGATCTTCAAACCTCTCTTGGAGTCCCTGAAAACAGCAATGTAAAGGTTGAAGTTGTAGAAAGAGAAGCGTTTGGAATGGCAGTACCCGTTAATGCGCTCCTTGAAAAAGAGGAAGGAACTTATGTTTTTGAGCATGTAGACGGCTCCTTTTTGCCAAAAAAAGTGACTATTATGGCTCAAAATGAAAAATATGCTATTCCTATTTGCTATATTGCTCATCCGGTAGCAGTAGGCAGTAGCGATAAACTCTCAAAACTATTTGTTTTGAAAAATGGCAGGGCTCTAAACGATGAATAG